One Rosa chinensis cultivar Old Blush chromosome 5, RchiOBHm-V2, whole genome shotgun sequence genomic region harbors:
- the LOC112166967 gene encoding vacuolar cation/proton exchanger 5 isoform X1, producing the protein MSYMLPVEMESIDNESIHEFKDEILSIPEMKAQKSQPIQELGEGSFSGGLQAKGDDKMWRNVVCRSIKTVVLSNKLNMLMPFGPLAIFVHIFTGHNGWVFFLTLLGITPLAERLGYATEQLAFYTGPTVGGLLNATFGNATELIISIYALKHGMLRVVQQSLLGSILSNMLLVLGCAFFCGGLVFQDKEQVFNKATAVVNSGLLLMAVMGLLFPAVLHYTHTEVHFGKSELALSRFSSCIMLLAYAIYLFFQLKSQKNLYVPLNEEGSQNEENSDDDDETPEISKWESIIWLIIMTSWISFLSEYLVNAIKGASVAWKIPISFISVILLPIVGNAAEHASAIMFAMKDKLDISLGVAIGSSTQISMFGIPFCVVIGWIMGRPMDLNFQLFETATLFITVLVVAFLLQDGTSNYFKGLMLILCYLIVAASFFVHVDPSAADEAGT; encoded by the exons ATGAGTTATATGTTACCAGTTGAA ATGGAATCAATAGATAATGAATCGATACATGAATTCAAAGATGAGATTCTTTCTATTCCGGAGATGAAGGCTCAAAAGTCGCAACCCATTCAAGAATTGGGGGAAGGGTCCTTTTCAGGAGGTTTACAAGCTAAGGGTGATGATAAAATGTGGAGGAATGTTGTTTGTAGGAGTATAAAGACTGTAGTTTTGTCAAACAAACTCAACATGCTTATGCCTTTTGGGCCTCTAGCAATTTTTGTCCATATATTCACTGGCCATAAT GGGTGGGTCTTTTTCTTGACCTTGTTGGGTATAACTCCTTTGGCTGAGCGTTTAGGTTATGCTACAGA GCAGCTGGCATTCTATACTGGACCTACTG TTGGGGGTCTTTTAAATGCTACTTTTGGAAATGCAACAGAACTgattatatcaatttatgcactgAAACATGGAATGTTACGCGTTGTTCAGCAGTCATTATTAGGCTCTATTCTGTCAAATATGCTGCTGGTGCTTGGATGTGCATTCTTCTGTGGTGGGCTTGTTTTTCAAGATAAGGAACAAGTGTTTAACAAG GCAACTGCTGTTGTGAACTCAGGCTTGCTATTAATGGCAGTCATGGGACTACTTTTCCCAGCTGTTCTGCACTACACTCACACTGAGGTGCATTTTGGGAAGTCGGAGTTGGCACTTTCAAGGTTTAGTAGTTGCATCATGCTTCTAGCATATGCCATATATCTTTTCTTCCAGTTAAAGAGTCAAAAGAATCTATATGTTCCTCTAAATGAG GAAGGGAGTCAAAATGAAGAGAActcagatgatgatgatgagacaCCCGAGATTTCTAAATGGGAATCAATAATTTGGCTTATAATAATGACGAGTTGGATCTCATTCCTATCAGAATATTTAGTTAATGCCATAAAG GGAGCATCTGTAGCATGGAAAATCCCTATTTCATTTATTAGTGTTATCTTGCTCCCAATTGTGGGTAATGCTGCAGAGCATGCTAGTGCTATTATGTTTGCCATGAAGGACAAGCTT GACATTTCATTGGGAGTGGCAATAGGGTCATCGACACAGATATCTATGTTCGGG ATTCCTTTTTGTGTAGTTATTGGGTGGATTATGGGACGCCCCATGGACTTGAACTTTCAACTCTTTGAGACAGCCACACTTTTTATAACCGTCTTAGTTGTAGCCTTTTTGCTGCAG
- the LOC112166967 gene encoding vacuolar cation/proton exchanger 5 isoform X2, with protein MESIDNESIHEFKDEILSIPEMKAQKSQPIQELGEGSFSGGLQAKGDDKMWRNVVCRSIKTVVLSNKLNMLMPFGPLAIFVHIFTGHNGWVFFLTLLGITPLAERLGYATEQLAFYTGPTVGGLLNATFGNATELIISIYALKHGMLRVVQQSLLGSILSNMLLVLGCAFFCGGLVFQDKEQVFNKATAVVNSGLLLMAVMGLLFPAVLHYTHTEVHFGKSELALSRFSSCIMLLAYAIYLFFQLKSQKNLYVPLNEEGSQNEENSDDDDETPEISKWESIIWLIIMTSWISFLSEYLVNAIKGASVAWKIPISFISVILLPIVGNAAEHASAIMFAMKDKLDISLGVAIGSSTQISMFGIPFCVVIGWIMGRPMDLNFQLFETATLFITVLVVAFLLQDGTSNYFKGLMLILCYLIVAASFFVHVDPSAADEAGT; from the exons ATGGAATCAATAGATAATGAATCGATACATGAATTCAAAGATGAGATTCTTTCTATTCCGGAGATGAAGGCTCAAAAGTCGCAACCCATTCAAGAATTGGGGGAAGGGTCCTTTTCAGGAGGTTTACAAGCTAAGGGTGATGATAAAATGTGGAGGAATGTTGTTTGTAGGAGTATAAAGACTGTAGTTTTGTCAAACAAACTCAACATGCTTATGCCTTTTGGGCCTCTAGCAATTTTTGTCCATATATTCACTGGCCATAAT GGGTGGGTCTTTTTCTTGACCTTGTTGGGTATAACTCCTTTGGCTGAGCGTTTAGGTTATGCTACAGA GCAGCTGGCATTCTATACTGGACCTACTG TTGGGGGTCTTTTAAATGCTACTTTTGGAAATGCAACAGAACTgattatatcaatttatgcactgAAACATGGAATGTTACGCGTTGTTCAGCAGTCATTATTAGGCTCTATTCTGTCAAATATGCTGCTGGTGCTTGGATGTGCATTCTTCTGTGGTGGGCTTGTTTTTCAAGATAAGGAACAAGTGTTTAACAAG GCAACTGCTGTTGTGAACTCAGGCTTGCTATTAATGGCAGTCATGGGACTACTTTTCCCAGCTGTTCTGCACTACACTCACACTGAGGTGCATTTTGGGAAGTCGGAGTTGGCACTTTCAAGGTTTAGTAGTTGCATCATGCTTCTAGCATATGCCATATATCTTTTCTTCCAGTTAAAGAGTCAAAAGAATCTATATGTTCCTCTAAATGAG GAAGGGAGTCAAAATGAAGAGAActcagatgatgatgatgagacaCCCGAGATTTCTAAATGGGAATCAATAATTTGGCTTATAATAATGACGAGTTGGATCTCATTCCTATCAGAATATTTAGTTAATGCCATAAAG GGAGCATCTGTAGCATGGAAAATCCCTATTTCATTTATTAGTGTTATCTTGCTCCCAATTGTGGGTAATGCTGCAGAGCATGCTAGTGCTATTATGTTTGCCATGAAGGACAAGCTT GACATTTCATTGGGAGTGGCAATAGGGTCATCGACACAGATATCTATGTTCGGG ATTCCTTTTTGTGTAGTTATTGGGTGGATTATGGGACGCCCCATGGACTTGAACTTTCAACTCTTTGAGACAGCCACACTTTTTATAACCGTCTTAGTTGTAGCCTTTTTGCTGCAG
- the LOC112164207 gene encoding F-box/kelch-repeat protein At3g23880: MREKLSLMYKLGEGSEKDVCNPEKVRTSLLRRQEVITNILLRLPAKSLVICTSVCKSWGSMIKNSSFIQAHLTINFNNLHGTHRLLLHGVSCRSYSSGFGHYQSIHGLVEEVYSLHYDNHVFDEYCKLGFQSPVADGKIYNECFRVVGICNGLVFLADDLMRLGYNFIIWNPSIRKLVTLPKPGLRFQTVGGYNACHGFAFDAITNDYKVVRLVEDQRGCMVDSEDTANQTFVEVYSLAAGSWSDPRFVDPQCKLNIGSPQAFVNGALHWDACNLTSSSCRYFILAFDVSSELFREMMMPKSLDLDLRRVLTLQLSVSGDGKSLALFMTKEEGSFLDIWVMTEYSVQESWTKLITLRPQGPVESLLRALCFRKSGEVVLEISHGRYRGEKARIELYSLDLASGQLKALGISRYHYYTMDTYEESIVLLDRNDAVSC, encoded by the exons atgagggaaAAACTGTCATTGATGtataaattgg gggaaggttCTGAAAAGGACGTatgcaacccagaaaaagtgcggacgtccctccTTCGACGTCAAGAAG TCATAACCAATATCTTACTTAGACTACCCGCTAAATCTTTGGTCATATGCACCTCAGTCTGCAAGTCATGGGGGTCTATGATTAAAAACTCGAGCTTTATTCAAGCCCATCTCACAATCAACTTCAATAACCTCCATGGCACTCACCGCCTACTACTCCACGGGGTTTCTTGTAGAAGTTATAGCAGCGGCTTTGGCCACTACCAGTCCATCCACGGGCTGGTAGAAGAGGTTTACTCTTTGCATTATGATAACCATGTTTTTGATGAGTACTGCAAGTTAGGATTTCAATCTCCAGTTGCTGATGGGAAAATCTATAATGAGTGTTTCCGTGTGGTCGGCATTTGTAATGGGCTGGTATTTCTTGCAGATGATTTAATGCGTCTGGGTTACAACTTCATAATATGGAATCCGTCTATAAGAAAGTTGGTAACCCTTCCCAAGCCTGGCCTTAGATTTCAGACTGTTGGTGGGTATAATGCTTGTCATGGGTTTGCATTTGATGCTATTACCAATGACTATAAGGTTGTGAGGCTTGTCGAGGATCAAAGGGGGTGTATGGTGGATAGTGAGGATACTGCGAATCAAACATTTGTGGAGGTTTATTCATTAGCTGCAGGCTCATGGAGTGACCCTAGGTTTGTTGATCCCCAATGTAAATTAAATATAGGCTCACCCCAGGCTTTTGTTAATGGGGCTCTTCATTGGGATGCATGCAATTTGACAAGTAGCTCATGTCGCTATTTTATACTGGCATTTGATGTGAGTAGTGAGTTATTCCGGGAGATGATGATGCCAAAGAGTTTGGACTTGGATTTACGAAGAGTCTTGACATTGCAATTGTCTGTTTCAGGAGATGGAAAATCCCTTGCTCTGTTCATGACTAAAGAAGAAGGTTCTTTTCTTGATATATGGGTCATGACGGAGTATTCTGTGCAGGAGTCGTGGACCAAATTGATTACTCTTCGTCCACAAGGTCCAGTAGAGAGTTTACTCAGAGCATTATGTTTTAGGAAGAGTGGTGAAGTAGTGTTGGAAATATCTCATGGCCGGTATCGAGGAGAAAAGGCGAGAATTGAATTATATTCACTAGATCTTGCAAGTGGACAACTCAAGGCTCTTGGGATTTCTAGATATCATTATTACACCATGGATACTTACGAAGAGAGCATTGTCTTGCTTGACAGGAATGATGCAGTTTCTTGCTGA
- the LOC112202373 gene encoding F-box protein CPR1, which yields MSDNLPQEVITNILLRLPVKSLVICTSVYKSWGSMIKNSSFIRAHLSRTTNVNNLYGTHLLLLHEVSCRSYSRSFGHHQSIHGLIEEVYSLHYDNHVFDEYCKIGFQSPIADGGMCNECFRVVGVCNGLVFLADDLSHFGYNFIIWNPSIRKLVTLPKPGLRYQTVGGYNACHGFAFDAITNDYKVVRLVEDQKGDMDDSDDAANQTFVEVYSLAAGSWSDPRFVDPQCEINIGSPQAFVNGALHWDACDLTSSSYRYFILAFDVSSESFREIMMPKSLDLDLQIDLTLQLSVLGDGKSLALFMTNPTLIQHNSFLDIWVMKEYSVQESWTKLITLRPQGPAESLLKALCFRKSGEVVLEIYHGRYEGEKARIELYSLDLASGQLKTLGISRYQYYTMDPYEESIVLLDRNDAVSC from the coding sequence ATGTCAGATAATCTTCCTCAGGAAGTCATAACCAATATCTTACTTAGACTACCCGTTAAATCTTTGGTCATATGCACCTCAGTCTACAAGTCATGGGGGTCTATGATTAAGAACTCGAGCTTTATTCGAGCCCATCTCAGCCGCACAACCAACGTCAATAACCTTTATGGCACTCACCTCCTACTACTCCACGAGGTTTCTTGTAGAAGTTATAGCAGAAGCTTTGGCCACCACCAGTCCATCCACGGGCTGATAGAAGAGGTTTACTCTTTGCATTATGATAACCATGTTTTTGATGAGTACTGCAAGATAGGATTTCAATCTCCAATTGCTGATGGGGGAATGTGTAATGAGTGCTTCCGTGTGGTCGGCGTTTGTAATGGGCTGGTATTCCTTGCAGATGATTTATCGCATTTTGGTTACAACTTCATAATATGGAATCCGTCTATAAGAAAGTTGGTAACCCTTCCCAAGCCTGGCCTTAGATATCAGACTGTTGGTGGGTATAATGCTTGTCATGGGTTCGCATTTGATGCTATTACAAATGACTATAAGGTTGTGAGGCTTGTCGAGGATCAAAAGGGGGATATGGATGATAGTGATGATGCTGCGAATCAAACATTTGTGGAGGTTTATTCATTAGCTGCAGGCTCATGGAGTGACCCTAGGTTTGTTGATCCCCAATGTGAGATAAATATAGGCTCACCCCAGGCTTTTGTTAATGGGGCTCTTCATTGGGATGCATGCGATTTGACAAGTAGCTCATATCGCTATTTTATACTGGCATTTGATGTGAGCAGTGAGTCATTCCGAGAGATAATGATGCCAAAGAGTTTGGACTTGGATTTACAAATAGACTTGACGTTGCAATTGTCTGTTTTAGGAGATGGAAAATCCCTTGCTTTGTTCATGACAAATCCTACTCTTATACAACACAATTCGTTTCTTGATATATGGGTGATGAAAGAGTATTCTGTGCAGGAGTCGTGGACCAAATTGATTACTCTCCGTCCACAAGGTCCAGCAGAGAGTTTACTCAAAGCATTATGTTTTAGGAAGAGTGGCGAAGTAGTGCTGGAAATATATCATGGCCGGTATGAAGGAGAAAAAGCTAGAATTGAATTATATTCACTAGATCTTGCAAGCGGGCAACTCAAGACTCTTGGGATTTCTAGATATCAATATTACACCATGGATCCTTACGAAGAGAGCATTGTCTTACTTGACAGGAATGATGCAGTTTCTTGCTGA
- the LOC112164549 gene encoding oleosin, with protein MEGRHQQQGLGQARGQGRHQQQASGTMVIVASVIGLAIGGSLLGLMGLTFLASLTLLLFSSPLLLIFSPLLFFASLVFVGSLVGFAAAATMALTGVSALGWIFQEVGGQRLLGFGGGDVAGRVKEQSQVWGRYLQQGGMGI; from the coding sequence ATGGAGGGTCGTCATCAACAACAGGGTCTTGGTCAGGCTCGGGGTCAGGGTAGGCATCAACAGCAGGCATCTGGCACCATGGTGATTGTGGCATCCGTCATTGGCTTAGCCATTGGAGGGTCGCTTCTTGGCTTGATGGGGCTCACCTTCTTGGCATCATTGACACTACTACTTTTCAGCTCGCCGCTCTTGTTGATCTTCAGTCCTCTCCTGTTTTTCGCCAGTTTGGTGTTTGTGGGATCACTTGTCGGGTTTGCTGCGGCTGCAACCATGGCTCTCACCGGCGTGTCGGCTCTCGGGTGGATTTTTCAGGAGGTTGGAGGCCAAAGGCTTCTGGGTTTTGGCGGTGGCGACGTGGCGGGTAGAGTTAAGGAACAAAGCCAGGTTTGGGGTAGATATTTGCAGCAGGGCGGGATGGGGATATGA
- the LOC112164547 gene encoding cytochrome c oxidase assembly protein COX15, which produces MFRSRVVPLFVKGNNKALCSLRGTTPSRVLKEEPYRLFSTGITRKCLEKFRFLPKGNYVPSIRNMSTVASVGVESKEGLKLLVNGGPRAQKMVGIWLFCSASWVFSMVILGGITRLTRSGLSMTDWKFAGGLPPLSDEDWLLEFEKYKQSPEYKRVNKGMSIENFKFIYWMEYAHRMWGRALGIMFALPFSYFLRKGYITLPLGLRLSALFGLGAGQGLIGWWMVKSGLEEPASEYAQPRVSPYRLAAHLTSAFAIYCGLLWTGLSVMMPEPPSKSVAWVHGAAKVKRLALPVSLLVGITAVSGAFVAGNDAGHAYNTFPKMGDTWIPEDVFDMKPLIRNFFENASTVQLDHRILATATLVSIGALWWSTRKFDTHPVVRSLIRTTLSMAALQVTLGVSTLLSYVPVELGTAHQAGALTLLTLMILLNHTVRKPSPFLLKTLPQASKKI; this is translated from the exons ATGTTTCGGAGCCGAGTTGTACCGTTGTTTGTGAAGGGCAATAACAAGGCTCTGTGCAGTCTGAGAGGAACAACCCCGTCTAGGGTGTTGAAGGAGGAGCCCTATAGATTATTCTCTACGGGGATCACAAGGAAATGCTTGGAGAAATTCCGCTTTTTGCCTAAG GGTAACTATGTACCATCTATAAGGAATATGTCTACTGTAGCTTCTGTAGGCGTCGAAAGTAAGGAGGGACTGAAGCTTCTTGTAAATGGAGGACCACGTGCTCAGAAAATGGTTGGCATTTGGCTTTTTTGCTCTGCTTCTTGGGTATTCAGTATGGTGATACTTGGGGGTATTACACGATTAACACGATCAGGTCTTTCAATGACTGATTGGAAGTTTGCTGGGGGCCTCCCTCCTCTATCAGATGAGGACTGGTTGCTTGAGTTCGAGAAGTACAAGCAGTCCCCTGAGTATAAACG TGTAAACAAAGGGATGAGTATTGAAAACTTCAAATTTATATACTGGATGGAATATGCACATCGTATGTGGGGAAGGGCATTGGGTATCATGTTTGCATTGCCATTCTCATATTTTCTTCGTAAAGGGTATATCACCTTACCACTTGGATTAAGACTCTCAGCACTCTTTGGGCTTGGTGCTGGGCAGGGTCTGATTGGCTGGTGGATGGTTAAAAGTGGTTTAGAG GAACCAGCGTCTGAGTATGCTCAGCCAAGAGTTAGCCCTTACCGTCTTGCAGCTCATCTTACTTCAGCCTTTGCTATATACTGTGGACTTCTGTGGACTGGTCTTTCTGTTATGATGCCTGAACCACCTTCTAAATCTGTAGCGTGGGTTCATGGGGCAGCAAAAGTAAAGAGACTCGCTCTTCCTGTCAGCTTGCTTGTTGGAATTACTGCTGTCTCAGGAGCATTTGTTGCCGGGAATGATGCT GGGCATGCTTATAATACATTTCCAAAGATGGGAGACACATGGATCCCTGAGGATGTTTTTGACATGAAACCACTAATCCGGAACTTCTTTGAGAATGCGTCTACTGTGCAG CTCGACCACCGAATCCTTGCAACCGCAACTTTAGTTTCAATTGGCGCCCTGTGGTGGTCAACAAGGAAGTTTGACACACACCCAGTAGTTCGATCTTTGATCAGAACTACTCTTAGCATGGCTGCCCTTCAG GTCACACTTGGGGTATCCACACTTCTGTCCTATGTGCCTGTTGAGCTTGGGACTGCACATCAAGCTGGAGCTTTGACTCTTTTGACCTTAATGATCCTTCTGAATCACACGGTGCGCAAGCCATCACCTTTCCTTCTCAAAACTCTGCCTCaagcttccaagaaaatctag
- the LOC112164208 gene encoding RNA polymerase II C-terminal domain phosphatase-like 4 codes for MKQADDRISSNLHRALNLNSKSCSSQNRKLHLVLDLDHTLLHSTELDHVTPQEEYLKTKTDDHSLEGDVFMDSAMITKLRPFVRTFLKEASHMFEMHIYTTGNRAYALRMAELLDPEQEYFFTSSSRVISCNDHSSRGQKKCLDLVRGCEDSNVLILDDTREAWTKENQDNLIVIRRYYFFKYSSQTMCFNNRKSLAELKTDENDYLEHILQLLKQVHSMFFVHKLPNKNHFGNDVRQVLKTLRKRV; via the coding sequence ATGAAGCAAGCGGACGATCGCATTTCTTCGAATCTTCATAGAGCACTGAACTTGAATTCCAAGTCTTGTTCGTCTCAAAACAGGAAACTACACTTGGTACTTGATCTAGATCACACACTACTGCATTCCACCGAACTCGATCATGTGACTCCCCAAGAAGAATACTTGAAGACCAAAACAGATGATCATTCTCTGGAAGGTGATGTTTTCATGGATTCAGCCATGATAACCAAGTTGAGGCCCTTTGTCAGGACATTTCTCAAGGAAGCCAGTCACATGTTTGAGATGCACATATACACAACAGGCAATCGAGCTTATGCATTGCGAATGGCTGAGTTGCTTGACCCCGAACAAGAGTACTTCTTCACTTCTAGCTCTAGAGTAATATCGTGCAACGACCACAGCTCCCGAGGACAAAAGAAGTGTCTAGATCTTGTGCGTGGTTGTGAAGATTCTAATGTCTTGATCCTAGACGATACACGAGAGGCATGGACAAAGGAAAATCAGGACAATTTGATAGTAATAAGACGATATTATTTCTTCAAATACAGTTCTCAAACAATGTGCTTCAATAACCGCAAGTCTCTTGCCGAGTTGAAGACGGATGAAAATGATTATCTTGAACATATTCTTCAGCTTCTTAAGCAAGTCCACTCTATGTTCTTTGTTCATAAGCTGCCCAACAAGAATCACTTTGGAAATGATGTAAGGCAGGTGTTAAAGACTCTTCGGAAAAGGGTGTGA
- the LOC112164546 gene encoding probable galactinol--sucrose galactosyltransferase 1, which translates to MTVGAGITVEDGSLMVLGNKVLGEVRDNVVVTPASGGALANGAFIGVESDQKGSRRVFPIGKLEGLRFMCVFRFKMWWMTQRMGSSGQDVPFETQFLIVETKEGGHFGEGSNTEGEESAVYTVFLPILEGDFRAVLQGNELNEIEICLESGDPDVDGFEGSHLVFVGAGSDPFEVITDTVKTVEKHLQTFHHRERKKMPDMLNWFGWCTWDAFYTDVTSEGLKQGLESFENGGVPPKFVIIDDGWQSVSMDSTGVGFLADNTANFANRLTNIKENHKFQKDGKEGHRVEDPSLGLCHIVTEIKEKHALKYAYVWHAITGYWGGVRPGVSGMEHYDSKLAYPVSSPGVESNEPCDAFNSIAKNGLGLVNPEKVFHFYDELHSYLASAGIDGVKVDVQNILETLGAGHGGRVKLARKYHQALEASIARNFPDNGIISCMSHNTDGLYSAKRTAVIRASDDFWPRDPASHTIHIASVAYNTVFLGEFMQPDWDMFHSLHPMAEYHGAARAVGGCAIYVSDKPGQHDFNLLRKLVLTDGSILRAKLPGRPTRDCLFSDPARDGESLLKIWNLNDFTGVVGVFNCQGAGWCKVGKTNLIHDVEPGTVTGVIRAKDVDYLPKVAHETWTGDAVIYSHLGGEVIYLPKDASRPITLKSREYEVFTVVPAKKLSDGVTFAPIGLIKMFNSGGAIKEYESKSSTTVDMKVHGSGLFGAYSSARPKRITVDSEDMEFGYEVESGLLTIALRIAEKELYLWNITIEL; encoded by the exons ATGACGGTTGGGGCAGGAATAACCGTTGAAGATGGAAGTTTGATGGTGTTGGGGAACAAGGTGTTGGGTGAAGTGCGTGACAACGTTGTTGTAACCCCGGCCTCCGGCGGTGCATTGGCCAATGGGGCCTTCATCGGAGTTGAGTCTGATCAGAAGGGTAGCCGGAGAGTGTTTCCGATCGGTAAACTCGA GGGGTTGCGGTTTATGTGTGTATTTCGGTTTAAGATGTGGTGGATGACACAGAGGATGGGGAGTAGTGGTCAAGATGTGCCGTTTGAGACGCAGTTTTTGATTGTGGAGACCAAGGAAGGTGGTCATTTTGGTGAAGGAAGCAATACTGAAGGGGAGGAATCTGCTGTGTATACGGTTTTCTTGCCGATTCTCGAGGGGGATTTCAGGGCTGTTCTTCAGGGGAATGAACTGAATGAGATTGAAATCTGCCTAGAAAGTG GAGATCCTGATGTTGATGGGTTTGAGGGTAGTCATTTGGTTTTTGTTGGGGCTGGATCAGACCCATTTGAAGTCATCACAGATACAGTGAA GACTGTGGAGAAGCATTTACAGACATTCCATCATCGTGAGCGAAAGAAG ATGCCAGACATGTTGAACTGGTTTGGCTGGTGTACATGGGATGCTTTCTACACTGATGTCACTTCTGAGGGTCTAAAGCAAGGGTTAGAGAG cttcgAAAATGGTGGAGTGCCTCCGAAGTTTGTTATTATTGATGATGGATGGCAATCAGTTAGTATGGATTCCACTGGTGTTGGCTTCCTAGCTGATAACACAGCAAA CTTTGCAAACAGATTGACAAATATTAAAGAGAACCACAAGTTTCAAAAAGATGGTAAAGAGGGTCACAGAGTAGAGGATCCATCTTTGGGCCTTTGCCACATTGTAactgaaattaaagaaaaacatGCTTTGAA GTATGCTTATGTGTGGCATGCTATAACTGGTTACTGGGGTGGTGTTAGACCTGGTGTTTCCGGAATGGAACACTACGACTCCAAGTTGGCCTACCCTGTTTCATCTCCAGGGGTTGAGTCCAATGAGCCCTGTGATGCCTTCAACAGCATTGCCAAAAATGGCCTTGGCCTTGTGAATCCTGAGAAAGTTTTCCACTTCTATGATGAGCTCCACTCTTATCTCGCATCAGCAGGAATTGATGGGGTTAAAGTTGATGTTCAAAACATTCTCGAAACTTTAGGGGCAGGTCATGGTGGAAGGGTGAAACTTGCAAGAAAATACCATCAGGCATTAGAAGCGTCTATTGCTAGAAACTTTCCTGACAATGGTATCATTTCCTGTATGAGCCACAACACAGATGGTTTATACAG TGCGAAGAGGACAGCTGTTATAAGGGCATCAGATGATTTTTGGCCTAGAGATCCTGCATCACACACAATTCATATTGCATCAGTTGCTTATAACACTGTTTTTCTTGGAGAATTCATGCAGCCAGATTGGGATATGTTTCAT AGCTTACACCCGATGGCTGAATATCATGGAGCAGCTCGTGCGGTGGGAGGATGTGCAATTTATGTTAG TGACAAGCCTGGGCAGCATGACTTCAATCTTTTAAGGAAGCTTGTACTTACTGATGGCTCTATCTTGAGGGCTAAACTACCAGGAAGACCAACAAGGGATTGCTTATTTTCTGATCCTGCTCGAGATGGGGAAAG TCTTCTGAAGATATGGAATCTGAATGATTTTACTGGAGTTGTTGGAGTCTTTAACTGCCAGGGAGCCGGGTGGTGTAAGGTTGGAAAGACGAACCTCATCCATGACGTAGAGCCGGGCACAGTTACAGGGGTTATTAGGGCTAAGGATGTTGATTATCTGCCCAAGGTTGCACATGAGACATGGACTGGGGATGCTGTCATATATTCCCATCTTGGTG GAGAGGTAATATATCTTCCCAAGGATGCATCTCGGCCAATTACACTGAAATCCCGAGAGTATGAAGTTTTTACAGTGGTTCCTGCTAAGAAATTGTCTGATGGTGTAACATTTGCTCCCATCGGCCTAATCAAGATGTTCAATTCTGGGGGAGCCATAAAAGAATATGAATCTAAGAGCAGTACAACAGTTGACATGAAAGTTCATGGGTCTGGTCTATTCGGAGCATATTCATCAGCTCGACCAAAGAGGATAACGGTTGATTCGGAGGATATGGAGTTTGGATATGAAGTTGAATCGGGTTTACTCACCATTGCTTTGAGAATTGCAGAGAAAGAATTGTACCTTTGGAACATCACCATTGAACTTTGA